In one Actinopolymorpha sp. NPDC004070 genomic region, the following are encoded:
- a CDS encoding DUF2231 domain-containing protein: MFDRAFGLPLHVLVNHLVVVFVPLAVLAALVYALVPRWRRLLRWPVLAGAAVSLVAAFVTVQSGYALYDRLGKPAEVELHEHRAQLLGWLVLAFFCWCVVSAFVLGGPGAPTPRWEAGRRRAAGIARPVRIVVAVVLVGISVATGIQVILAGDAGARAVWGGGG; the protein is encoded by the coding sequence ATGTTCGATCGGGCCTTCGGACTTCCGCTGCACGTTCTCGTCAACCACCTGGTCGTGGTGTTCGTCCCGCTCGCGGTGCTCGCCGCCCTGGTGTACGCGCTGGTTCCGCGGTGGCGCCGGCTGCTGAGGTGGCCGGTGCTCGCCGGTGCGGCGGTGTCCCTGGTGGCCGCGTTCGTCACCGTGCAGAGCGGCTACGCGTTGTACGACCGGCTGGGCAAGCCGGCCGAAGTCGAACTGCACGAACACCGCGCCCAGCTGCTGGGATGGCTGGTGCTGGCGTTCTTCTGCTGGTGCGTGGTCTCGGCGTTCGTTCTCGGCGGCCCGGGCGCGCCGACTCCACGCTGGGAGGCGGGCCGGCGTCGTGCCGCCGGGATCGCCCGGCCGGTCCGGATCGTGGTCGCGGTCGTCCTCGTCGGCATCTCGGTGGCGACCGGGATCCAGGTCATCCTCGCCGGTGACGCGGGTGCGCGCGCGGTGTGGGGCGGCGGCGGATGA
- the rsgA gene encoding ribosome small subunit-dependent GTPase A: protein MSSRQRRFEVDDHESYGRPARRTRPRTKQRPNYAGATTAVVVTRDRGRYTCRVEAADGDRRDGGDAGARQVIAMRARTLGRTSVIVGDRVRLVGDVTGDPGTLARIVEVEERTTVLRRTADDDDPIERPIVANADQLVIVTALADPPPRPRLIDRCLVAAYDADVEPLLCLTKADLASPDDLLDIYRPLGVPSVVTRHDEELGDLVRERLTDRVSVLVGHSGVGKSTLVNTLIPDAHRATGEVSDVTGRGRHTSTQAVMLALPFGGWIVDTPGIRSFGLAHVDPHRLIGAFGDLDDVAEECPRGCTHQRTEPECALDEAVADGRLDPARVESYRRLLDSREFHAGD from the coding sequence GTGAGTTCGCGGCAGCGCCGGTTCGAGGTCGACGACCACGAGAGCTACGGCAGGCCCGCCCGGCGTACCCGCCCCCGCACCAAGCAGCGCCCGAACTACGCCGGCGCCACCACGGCCGTGGTCGTCACCCGTGACCGCGGCCGCTACACCTGCCGGGTGGAGGCGGCCGACGGGGACAGGCGGGACGGTGGGGATGCCGGTGCCCGCCAGGTGATCGCCATGCGGGCCCGAACGCTCGGCCGGACCAGCGTCATCGTCGGCGACCGGGTGCGCCTGGTCGGCGACGTCACCGGAGACCCGGGCACGCTGGCCCGGATCGTGGAGGTGGAGGAGCGAACCACCGTCCTCCGGCGTACCGCCGACGACGACGATCCGATCGAACGCCCCATCGTCGCCAACGCCGACCAGCTGGTGATCGTCACCGCGCTGGCCGACCCCCCACCAAGGCCACGGCTGATCGACCGGTGCCTGGTCGCGGCCTACGACGCCGACGTCGAACCGCTGCTGTGCCTCACCAAGGCCGACCTGGCCTCACCCGACGACCTGCTCGACATCTACCGCCCGCTCGGCGTCCCCTCGGTGGTGACCCGGCACGACGAGGAACTCGGCGACCTTGTCCGGGAGCGGCTCACGGACCGGGTGAGCGTGCTGGTGGGGCACTCCGGGGTGGGCAAGTCGACGCTGGTCAACACGTTGATCCCGGACGCACACCGGGCGACCGGCGAGGTCAGCGACGTCACTGGCCGGGGCCGGCACACCTCGACGCAGGCGGTGATGCTGGCGCTGCCGTTCGGCGGCTGGATCGTGGACACGCCCGGCATCCGGTCGTTCGGGCTGGCACACGTCGACCCGCACCGGCTGATCGGCGCCTTCGGTGACCTGGACGACGTGGCCGAGGAATGCCCCCGCGGCTGCACCCACCAGCGGACCGAGCCGGAGTGTGCCCTGGACGAGGCGGTGGCCGACGGCCGACTGGACCCTGCCCGGGTGGAGTCGTACCGCCGCTTGCTGGACTCCCGCGAGTTCCACGCGGGCGACTAG
- a CDS encoding inositol monophosphatase family protein — translation MASTHTEDLRLAHMIADDADALTMSRFRALDLQVSTKADETPVSEADTAVEEAVRRTLGRARPRDSIQGEEMGRSGWSARRWIVDPIDGTANYVRGVPVWATLIALSVEEEITVGIVSAPALGRRWWASKGDGAHAGRSMRLAQQCRVSKVATLPEAFLSYSGPGEWIDAGRGAGFGRLLESCGRTRAFGDFWSYMLVAEGSVDIACEPELELHDMAALSVIVDEAGGRFTSLDGTPGPYGAGAVATNGLLHDEVLGLVGDQKDQKD, via the coding sequence ATGGCCTCGACGCACACCGAAGATCTGCGGCTCGCCCACATGATTGCCGACGACGCAGACGCGCTCACGATGAGCCGCTTCCGTGCGCTTGACCTGCAGGTGTCGACGAAAGCCGACGAGACTCCGGTGAGCGAGGCCGACACCGCCGTGGAGGAGGCCGTCCGCCGCACACTCGGCCGGGCCCGCCCCCGTGACAGCATCCAGGGCGAGGAGATGGGCCGCAGCGGCTGGAGCGCCCGCCGATGGATCGTCGACCCGATCGACGGCACCGCCAACTACGTCCGCGGCGTGCCGGTGTGGGCCACTCTGATCGCCCTCTCCGTCGAGGAGGAGATCACCGTCGGGATCGTGTCGGCTCCCGCCCTCGGCCGGCGCTGGTGGGCCTCGAAGGGCGACGGCGCGCACGCCGGGCGCAGCATGCGGCTGGCACAGCAGTGCCGGGTGTCGAAGGTGGCCACGCTGCCCGAGGCCTTCCTGTCGTACTCCGGTCCTGGTGAATGGATCGACGCCGGACGCGGCGCCGGGTTCGGGCGCCTGCTCGAAAGCTGCGGGCGCACCCGCGCGTTCGGCGACTTCTGGTCGTACATGCTCGTGGCGGAGGGCAGCGTCGACATCGCCTGCGAACCTGAGCTCGAGTTGCACGACATGGCCGCGCTGAGTGTCATCGTGGACGAGGCCGGTGGGCGCTTCACCTCCCTGGACGGCACCCCCGGACCGTACGGCGCCGGCGCGGTCGCCACCAACGGCCTGCTGCACGACGAGGTCCTCGGTCTGGTCGGCGACCAGAAAGACCAGAAGGACTGA
- a CDS encoding CBS domain-containing protein, translating to MRISDVLRGKGPKVVTIRPDAAVRDLLQLLDSANIGAVVVSEDGATITGIVSERDIVRHLSDPSRLLDQPVSTIMTSEVHTCAPNATVDSLMRLMTEQRVRHVPVVVDGRLAGLVSIGDVVKTRIGELEFERAQLENYIAQA from the coding sequence ATGCGGATCAGCGACGTGCTGCGCGGCAAGGGCCCCAAGGTCGTGACGATCAGACCGGACGCCGCCGTACGAGATCTCCTTCAGCTGCTGGACAGTGCCAACATCGGCGCGGTCGTGGTCAGCGAGGACGGTGCCACGATCACCGGCATCGTCTCCGAGCGCGACATCGTCCGGCACCTCTCCGATCCGTCCCGGCTCCTCGACCAGCCGGTGTCCACGATCATGACCAGCGAGGTGCACACCTGCGCGCCGAACGCCACCGTGGACTCCCTGATGCGGTTGATGACCGAGCAGCGCGTACGCCACGTCCCGGTCGTCGTCGACGGCAGGCTCGCCGGGCTGGTCAGCATCGGCGACGTGGTGAAGACCCGGATCGGTGAGCTGGAATTCGAGCGGGCGCAACTGGAGAACTACATCGCCCAGGCCTGA
- a CDS encoding carbohydrate kinase family protein → MQPDHRPDVVVCGPASWNHIVRVAELPAPYPHMVVADGDVETLGGTSAGKALHLVDLGRPVTLHTVVGGDVHAERIQAALTAAGVPLRVCRVPGASERHLNLMDPQGGRLSIYLDLPKFADRGLPDGACPDTVLREQLGGARAVVLDLSEHSRDLIDVVRAMGVPIWTDIHDYDGSAAFHRPFIDAASYVFMNADGLDDPLAFMHSLVADRARLAVCTLGAQGATAVDDSHEVHRIPAAPVAAVVDTNGAGDAFMAGFLHAHLSGSTTQRALRAGAEQAVRALTTVHLSPLLDKYGESYLDHA, encoded by the coding sequence ATGCAGCCCGATCATCGGCCGGATGTCGTCGTGTGCGGCCCGGCCTCGTGGAACCACATCGTGCGGGTGGCCGAACTCCCCGCGCCGTACCCGCACATGGTGGTCGCCGACGGCGACGTCGAGACGCTGGGCGGCACCTCGGCCGGAAAGGCACTGCACCTGGTCGACCTCGGCCGGCCGGTGACCCTGCACACCGTGGTGGGTGGTGACGTCCACGCCGAACGCATCCAGGCCGCGCTGACCGCGGCCGGCGTACCGCTGCGGGTGTGCCGGGTGCCCGGCGCGAGCGAACGGCACCTGAATCTCATGGACCCGCAGGGTGGCCGGCTGTCGATCTACCTCGACCTGCCGAAATTCGCCGACCGAGGACTGCCCGACGGCGCCTGCCCGGATACCGTCCTGCGGGAGCAGCTTGGCGGCGCCCGCGCCGTGGTCCTCGACCTGTCCGAGCACTCACGGGACCTGATCGACGTCGTACGCGCGATGGGGGTGCCGATCTGGACCGACATCCACGACTACGACGGCAGCGCCGCGTTCCACCGGCCGTTCATCGACGCCGCGTCGTACGTCTTCATGAACGCCGACGGGCTGGACGACCCGCTCGCGTTCATGCACAGCCTGGTCGCGGACCGAGCGCGGCTCGCGGTGTGCACCCTCGGGGCGCAGGGCGCGACAGCCGTCGACGACAGCCATGAGGTGCACCGGATCCCGGCCGCACCGGTGGCCGCGGTGGTGGACACCAACGGCGCGGGCGACGCGTTCATGGCCGGGTTCCTGCATGCGCACCTGTCCGGTTCCACCACGCAGCGGGCGTTGCGGGCCGGAGCGGAGCAGGCCGTCCGGGCGCTGACCACCGTGCACCTGAGCCCGCTCCTGGACAAGTACGGCGAGAGCTACCTCGACCACGCGTGA